One part of the Mycolicibacterium aromaticivorans JS19b1 = JCM 16368 genome encodes these proteins:
- a CDS encoding trypsin-like serine peptidase, translated as MRMVAVTLNVVVATALVSGCHSTVEPRAKAAEEPRAAAVSAANAQPVAARPAVGALFLGATDTHTCTASVVHSAAQDLILTAAHCLAAGLPATFVPGFSESAAPGDVWTVDSVYLDPRWLSTQDPKADYAFARVSRSAGGTVESAAGRALTLGAAPTESAPVTVIGYPTGDGGPPLGCDTVARIEDGYPALRCNGLVDGTSGGPWIAGATVVGVIGGRNGGGCQDNVSYSAPFDAATAALLARAEAGGPGDDAPTSFDSEC; from the coding sequence ATGCGGATGGTCGCGGTGACCCTGAACGTGGTGGTGGCCACGGCTCTGGTGTCCGGGTGCCATTCGACCGTCGAGCCGCGGGCCAAGGCCGCCGAGGAGCCCCGGGCGGCGGCGGTGTCGGCCGCGAATGCCCAGCCGGTGGCGGCCCGGCCCGCCGTGGGAGCACTGTTCCTCGGCGCCACCGACACCCACACCTGCACCGCCTCGGTGGTTCATTCGGCAGCCCAGGATCTGATCCTGACCGCCGCGCACTGCCTGGCGGCGGGCCTGCCCGCCACCTTCGTACCCGGATTCAGCGAGAGCGCCGCTCCCGGCGACGTCTGGACCGTCGACTCCGTCTACCTCGATCCCCGATGGCTGAGCACACAGGACCCGAAGGCAGACTATGCGTTCGCCCGAGTCAGCCGCTCTGCTGGCGGCACTGTCGAATCCGCTGCGGGCCGGGCGCTCACCCTCGGCGCGGCGCCCACCGAGTCCGCGCCGGTGACGGTGATCGGCTACCCGACGGGTGACGGCGGACCCCCGCTGGGCTGCGACACCGTTGCCCGCATCGAGGACGGATACCCGGCACTGCGCTGTAACGGCCTGGTCGACGGAACCAGCGGCGGCCCATGGATCGCCGGGGCGACGGTGGTCGGCGTGATCGGCGGGCGCAATGGCGGCGGCTGCCAGGACAACGTGTCCTACTCGGCGCCGTTCGACGCGGCGACGGCAGCGCTGCTGGCGCGCGCCGAAGCGGGGGGTCCGGGCGACGACGCGCCGACGTCGTTCGACAGCGAGTGCTGA